The following proteins come from a genomic window of Alicyclobacillus dauci:
- a CDS encoding helix-turn-helix domain-containing protein, translating to MIGARIQALRQNKGLSLSELADKADVAKSYLSAIERGIQGNPSIQVIEKIASVLDVPVQQLVSGADASEELPLDREWMDLTREVAESGITKEQFREWLEFQRWRLQRDDKNDQGEQS from the coding sequence ATGATTGGAGCACGTATACAAGCCTTGCGACAAAACAAAGGCCTCTCACTATCTGAGCTCGCGGATAAGGCCGATGTCGCAAAGTCCTACCTCAGCGCAATCGAACGTGGGATTCAAGGGAATCCATCTATTCAGGTGATCGAAAAGATTGCAAGTGTCCTGGATGTGCCTGTGCAGCAGTTGGTGTCGGGAGCAGACGCATCTGAAGAACTACCTTTGGATCGCGAGTGGATGGATCTCACCCGAGAAGTTGCAGAGTCCGGAATTACAAAAGAGCAGTTTCGAGAGTGGCTGGAATTCCAACGCTGGCGTTTGCAGCGTGACGATAAAAATGACCAAGGCGAGCAATCCTAA
- a CDS encoding anti-repressor SinI family protein, protein MKDWNTMDSASYVEWAELLQLAREVGISPEEIRKFLAQSATSQPVEKLGSKVNGHGSLFHV, encoded by the coding sequence ATGAAGGATTGGAATACAATGGATTCAGCGTCATATGTAGAATGGGCGGAATTGTTGCAACTTGCTCGGGAAGTGGGCATCAGTCCAGAGGAAATCCGGAAGTTTCTCGCTCAAAGTGCAACCTCTCAACCTGTAGAGAAATTGGGGAGTAAGGTGAATGGACATGGATCGTTGTTCCATGTGTGA
- a CDS encoding DUF3973 domain-containing protein, with protein sequence MCDSAYPQEHGNHCIKFLSEPSIDYPTYHSIYCTKCNCLRERGTSKWVFKTGYKYIDHVRYSLGICGDHNIRGWKH encoded by the coding sequence ATGTGTGACAGCGCATACCCACAAGAACATGGAAATCACTGCATTAAATTCCTGTCTGAACCTTCGATCGACTATCCGACTTACCACTCGATTTATTGCACGAAATGCAATTGTTTACGCGAGAGAGGAACCTCCAAGTGGGTCTTTAAGACAGGTTATAAATACATAGATCACGTTAGATACAGCTTGGGAATTTGTGGGGACCATAACATCAGAGGCTGGAAACACTAG
- a CDS encoding LuxR C-terminal-related transcriptional regulator, which produces MMRQVDSPQNESALSILTTKTYQPQVRPDTLPRYDLVDKLSSSVHRKLTVVCAPAGYGKTTAVASWLQQTGLTPAWVSLDSRDNDPMTLWSTILIALESVHPNLPRNAWDYLQLGLPASSDTLTSVLIHDAYQVQGRVFIVLDDYHLIHEPVIHATIENLIRRGPSTLHFIITSRSMVPFSLGKLRSQGQILELTARDLRFDKQAILEFYRKVMGIELSREELDLVEYHTEGWAAGMNLVALALQGTSNSTAFLRSLTGDHRFIADYLAEEVIHFQPHNIQSFWLRTSVLSRLCGPLCEAVTGDPNAGQILRELQQSSSFLIPLDDNGQWFRYHHLFAGALQEQLLRRFPNEVVGLHKMACSWFESMNLIPEAVDHAFRGRDFKKAATLMNDHAPKMIKAREISTLRGWLKEFPEGYLKQDPQTCITYGWVLALSGHLEPAEQFVGLVDEYVLQNAIPQGEWDKLWVESQVLRGYIACLRNDVKRAIDCFARSTERSPKYSRFFRYGAELNAGEPYVLRSRLGLRGYLTGVAELYPTLRGIWKNSGLGILGYGSVALAELHYEWNEFDQLAYFIPRGIELGKMFNIVGILVPMYFVYARHLRATNKQSDMWLVLADLKKILHDMNASSHWINVVGAFKTRLWIDEQNREKVDEWVASSPVTMEDECYAIKEFELITLARALLYQGRLIDAVTLLVRLERWAETEDRLGSLIEILILQSILYRQRGDLTEALAIMERAVSIALPHKYQRTFLDEGAPVVELLHSLLEQERDSQSTTELLTYVQMLLSVVNMEPSSSSLPTSPTHQSGALIEPLTKRENTTLQMLSKGHTNAEIAAILGISVGTVKGYTHHIFGKLGVRNRTEAVAKAKSMNLLKPTSSTFH; this is translated from the coding sequence ATGATGAGACAGGTTGATTCACCGCAAAATGAATCGGCGTTATCGATTCTAACCACGAAAACATACCAGCCACAGGTTAGACCGGACACCTTACCCAGGTACGATTTAGTGGACAAATTATCTTCTTCAGTACACAGGAAGCTGACGGTAGTCTGTGCTCCCGCTGGTTATGGCAAGACAACGGCAGTTGCGTCATGGCTTCAGCAAACGGGACTCACGCCTGCGTGGGTTTCTCTTGATAGTCGTGATAACGATCCCATGACGTTGTGGAGCACGATCCTAATTGCACTGGAGTCCGTACATCCTAACCTACCGCGGAACGCTTGGGACTATTTACAGCTTGGTCTCCCAGCGTCTTCAGACACATTGACTTCCGTTCTTATACATGATGCTTATCAGGTGCAGGGTCGGGTTTTTATTGTGCTTGATGACTATCACCTCATTCACGAACCTGTAATTCATGCGACAATCGAGAACCTGATTCGAAGGGGTCCATCAACGTTACATTTCATTATCACTTCCAGAAGTATGGTGCCATTCTCACTAGGCAAACTTCGATCTCAAGGACAAATACTTGAACTCACAGCACGTGACCTCCGTTTCGACAAGCAAGCCATTTTAGAATTCTATCGAAAGGTAATGGGGATAGAACTTTCAAGAGAGGAATTAGATCTCGTCGAATATCACACGGAGGGTTGGGCCGCAGGAATGAACCTTGTCGCCCTAGCACTGCAGGGCACTTCCAACTCAACTGCATTTCTCCGCAGCTTGACTGGAGACCACCGGTTTATCGCGGACTACCTGGCCGAGGAGGTCATTCACTTCCAGCCACATAACATTCAGAGCTTTTGGTTGAGAACTTCGGTCTTGTCGCGACTTTGTGGCCCACTGTGTGAAGCCGTCACGGGTGACCCAAATGCCGGACAGATTCTTCGCGAGCTTCAACAATCGAGTTCATTTCTCATTCCTCTCGATGATAATGGGCAGTGGTTTCGCTACCATCACTTGTTTGCCGGTGCATTACAGGAACAGTTGTTGCGTCGCTTCCCGAATGAAGTGGTGGGCCTACACAAAATGGCTTGTTCATGGTTTGAGTCGATGAATCTCATTCCGGAAGCTGTCGACCACGCTTTTCGCGGTAGGGATTTTAAAAAAGCGGCTACGCTCATGAATGACCACGCTCCCAAAATGATCAAAGCCCGGGAGATCTCAACTTTACGAGGGTGGTTGAAAGAATTTCCTGAGGGATATCTGAAACAGGATCCACAGACCTGTATCACGTATGGCTGGGTACTCGCCTTGTCTGGACATCTTGAGCCAGCCGAGCAATTTGTTGGACTGGTGGACGAATATGTCTTACAAAATGCCATTCCCCAAGGCGAGTGGGATAAATTATGGGTTGAATCTCAGGTACTACGTGGATACATCGCCTGTCTCCGCAACGACGTCAAGCGTGCAATCGACTGTTTTGCACGGTCTACCGAGCGCTCACCGAAATATAGCCGCTTTTTTCGGTACGGCGCAGAGCTGAATGCGGGCGAGCCATATGTCCTTCGAAGTCGACTGGGTCTTCGTGGATATTTGACAGGCGTGGCAGAGTTGTACCCGACATTACGTGGGATTTGGAAAAACAGCGGATTGGGTATCCTAGGATACGGTTCTGTAGCACTAGCGGAACTGCACTACGAGTGGAACGAATTTGATCAATTAGCTTATTTCATCCCGCGCGGCATTGAACTTGGCAAAATGTTTAACATTGTAGGCATTCTCGTGCCCATGTACTTTGTTTATGCGAGACACCTTCGGGCCACGAATAAGCAATCGGATATGTGGCTTGTCTTGGCAGACCTAAAAAAAATTCTTCATGATATGAATGCTTCTTCACATTGGATAAATGTGGTTGGTGCGTTCAAAACACGGCTTTGGATAGACGAACAAAATCGAGAGAAAGTTGACGAATGGGTCGCCTCCAGCCCTGTCACAATGGAGGACGAGTGTTACGCCATTAAGGAGTTTGAGCTGATCACCCTCGCGAGAGCGTTGTTGTATCAAGGCCGCCTCATCGACGCGGTGACGTTGTTAGTACGATTAGAACGATGGGCGGAAACAGAGGATCGACTTGGCAGTTTAATCGAAATTTTAATACTTCAATCTATCTTGTACAGACAAAGAGGCGATCTAACCGAAGCATTGGCCATCATGGAGCGAGCGGTGTCTATCGCCCTACCCCATAAATATCAGAGAACGTTTTTAGATGAAGGGGCCCCTGTTGTAGAGCTGCTTCACAGTCTACTGGAACAAGAACGCGATTCTCAATCGACTACAGAGTTATTGACTTATGTACAAATGCTCCTATCGGTGGTGAACATGGAACCCAGTTCATCATCCTTACCCACTTCACCCACTCATCAAAGTGGAGCGTTAATTGAGCCTCTAACGAAACGCGAGAACACAACTCTACAGATGTTGAGTAAAGGACACACCAATGCTGAAATTGCCGCCATACTAGGTATCTCCGTCGGTACAGTAAAGGGATATACCCACCACATTTTCGGAAAACTGGGGGTACGGAATCGCACAGAAGCGGTGGCTAAGGCGAAGTCAATGAACCTACTTAAACCAACTTCGTCAACATTTCACTAG